A single region of the Planctomycetia bacterium genome encodes:
- a CDS encoding Nramp family divalent metal transporter produces MTDLADDDRLASADALASTDGLPRGMLPPLRSRELPPPVPLRKMIGPSIMLAGLALGSGEFILWPYITYKSGFTFFWACVLGVVTQFFVNMEITRWALATGESVVTGFARLSKHWAGIFLFLNIVPWMIPAWAMGGATLFSWLAFGAEMDAGGNIASPHIAPLAIVSLIFCGIALTAGPVVYNTVEKIQLFLVSFIMLVAVALGFLLIRGDAWLALLEGLIHFRVPPASANLDATMLLGAIAFAGAGGTMNLCQSNYVKEKGYGMGAYIGRMMSPITGKDEAISETGYSFPTTSENLARWRVWWRAANLEHFLSFFCTCVICLFLMALISYSIYYTADGTPRADTERYTKDMAFLFGEAGAIEQTLGLPFRVAFLIMGIAILFTTEIGVLDAASRISTDIVKVNWLLNNKRWSEGRLYFAFLWGTISLASGIVLLGASRVENTLSFFKLTASLNGAVMFLYSGLLLYMNYRRLPAPIRLSVPRALMLAWSVLFFGFFAVWTAWDKLAG; encoded by the coding sequence ATGACCGACCTCGCCGACGACGATCGTCTTGCGTCCGCCGATGCCCTAGCCTCGACCGACGGCTTGCCGCGTGGAATGTTGCCGCCGCTCCGCTCACGCGAGCTTCCGCCGCCCGTTCCGCTGCGGAAGATGATCGGGCCGAGCATCATGCTCGCCGGCTTGGCGCTCGGCAGCGGCGAGTTCATTCTCTGGCCTTACATTACCTATAAGTCCGGCTTCACGTTCTTTTGGGCCTGCGTCCTCGGCGTCGTGACGCAGTTCTTCGTCAATATGGAGATCACCCGTTGGGCCCTGGCGACGGGCGAGAGCGTGGTAACCGGCTTCGCGCGTTTGAGCAAGCATTGGGCCGGGATCTTTCTCTTTCTCAATATCGTTCCCTGGATGATTCCCGCTTGGGCCATGGGAGGAGCGACGCTTTTCAGCTGGCTCGCGTTCGGGGCCGAGATGGACGCCGGCGGTAACATCGCTTCGCCGCATATTGCGCCGCTCGCGATCGTGAGCTTGATTTTTTGCGGTATCGCGCTGACGGCCGGACCGGTCGTCTACAACACGGTCGAGAAGATCCAGTTGTTTCTCGTGTCGTTCATCATGCTCGTCGCCGTAGCGCTCGGCTTTCTCTTGATCCGCGGCGATGCTTGGCTCGCGCTCCTCGAAGGATTAATCCATTTCCGAGTTCCGCCCGCCTCTGCGAATCTCGATGCCACGATGTTGCTCGGAGCCATCGCCTTCGCCGGAGCCGGCGGAACGATGAACCTCTGCCAAAGCAACTACGTGAAGGAAAAAGGGTACGGCATGGGGGCTTACATCGGCCGGATGATGAGTCCTATTACCGGCAAAGACGAAGCGATCTCGGAGACCGGCTACTCCTTTCCGACGACATCGGAAAATCTTGCCCGATGGCGCGTCTGGTGGCGCGCGGCGAACCTCGAACATTTCCTGTCGTTCTTCTGCACGTGCGTCATCTGCTTGTTCCTGATGGCGCTCATCAGCTACAGCATCTACTACACGGCCGACGGCACGCCTCGCGCCGATACCGAACGCTACACCAAAGACATGGCATTCCTATTCGGAGAAGCCGGCGCCATCGAGCAGACGCTCGGCCTTCCGTTTCGGGTAGCCTTTCTGATCATGGGAATCGCGATTCTATTCACCACCGAGATCGGCGTGCTCGACGCCGCCAGCCGAATCTCGACCGACATCGTGAAAGTGAATTGGCTGCTGAACAACAAACGGTGGAGCGAAGGCCGGCTCTACTTCGCATTCCTCTGGGGCACGATCTCGCTCGCTTCCGGCATCGTCTTGTTAGGCGCAAGTCGTGTCGAGAATACGTTGTCGTTCTTCAAGCTCACCGCTTCGCTCAACGGAGCGGTCATGTTTCTCTAC
- a CDS encoding PQQ-binding-like beta-propeller repeat protein encodes MLRFLSYSSCRLAVVALTLGVVLGAPASPAAAELSWPEKSGPTCDGRAAAADIVGLPTEWSETKNIAWKIPLEDEGHSVPVIGDGRIWFTAASHDGKKQFVYCVDPATGKVLHHKLLFENEKPEPLNNAVNTYASPSCVLEHDALYVHFGSYGTAKLDPTTAEVVWQRRDMPARHYRGPGSSPFVFENLLILTFDGVDRQYITALDKQTGKTIWETKRSHDYQDLNEKGEPRGEGDLRKAYNTPTLTMVAGKPQLVSVASRAAFGYDPRTGREIWMFEHPNFNAAPRALFLPGLAIINTGSEGANLIGLRLDETTQGNVTKSHFNWHRKKGNSALSSPVLVDGKVYHVTNQGVIYCVDGKSGEEVWSKRVGGSFCASPAVAGNLIYFCDEKGKTIVVRAGSEFTEVAINELGDGMRSSPAIAGGALYLRTFGFLYKIATAK; translated from the coding sequence ATGCTGCGATTCTTATCGTATTCGTCGTGTCGTCTTGCCGTCGTCGCACTAACACTCGGCGTCGTGCTCGGTGCCCCCGCATCGCCGGCTGCGGCGGAATTGTCTTGGCCGGAGAAGAGTGGGCCGACTTGCGATGGCCGGGCCGCGGCGGCCGATATCGTCGGGCTGCCGACCGAGTGGAGCGAGACGAAGAACATCGCTTGGAAGATCCCGCTCGAAGACGAAGGGCATTCGGTCCCCGTCATCGGCGACGGCCGGATTTGGTTCACCGCGGCCTCGCACGACGGCAAGAAACAGTTCGTCTATTGCGTCGATCCCGCGACGGGCAAGGTGCTGCACCATAAATTGCTGTTCGAGAACGAGAAGCCGGAGCCGCTCAACAATGCGGTGAACACCTACGCGTCGCCGTCGTGCGTGTTGGAGCACGATGCGCTCTACGTCCATTTCGGCAGCTACGGCACGGCGAAGCTCGACCCGACCACGGCCGAAGTCGTATGGCAACGGCGCGACATGCCGGCGCGCCACTATCGCGGGCCCGGCTCTTCGCCGTTCGTGTTCGAGAACTTGCTGATCCTCACGTTCGACGGCGTCGATCGGCAATACATCACGGCGCTCGACAAACAAACCGGCAAAACGATTTGGGAAACGAAGCGCTCGCACGATTACCAAGACCTGAACGAAAAGGGAGAACCGCGCGGCGAAGGAGACTTGCGCAAGGCTTATAACACGCCGACGTTGACGATGGTCGCCGGGAAGCCGCAACTCGTCTCGGTCGCTTCGCGCGCCGCCTTCGGCTACGACCCACGGACGGGCCGCGAAATCTGGATGTTCGAGCACCCGAATTTCAACGCCGCACCGCGGGCACTCTTTCTGCCCGGCTTAGCGATCATCAATACCGGATCGGAAGGGGCTAACCTGATCGGGCTCCGCCTCGACGAAACCACGCAAGGCAACGTCACGAAGTCGCACTTCAACTGGCATCGCAAGAAAGGGAACTCCGCCCTTTCGTCTCCCGTCTTGGTCGACGGGAAGGTCTATCACGTTACGAATCAAGGAGTGATCTACTGCGTCGACGGTAAGAGCGGCGAAGAGGTTTGGAGCAAGCGCGTCGGCGGGAGCTTCTGCGCCTCGCCGGCCGTGGCGGGTAACCTCATCTACTTCTGCGACGAGAAAGGAAAGACGATCGTCGTCCGCGCGGGCTCCGAATTCACCGAAGTCGCCATCAACGAACTCGGCGACGGCATGCGGTCGTCGCCGGCGATCGCCGGAGGGGCGTTGTATCTGCGGACCTTCGGGTTTCTGTACAAGATCGCAACGGCGAAGTAA